Proteins encoded by one window of Bactrocera oleae isolate idBacOlea1 chromosome 4, idBacOlea1, whole genome shotgun sequence:
- the FLASH gene encoding uro-adherence factor A, which yields MDLDDLDIYEDLDTFQQEEEKKTAELVSLEAKYNDTLKTIETLQSENADLKKQIRRIGINFQNLLDTAKSEIKRKDKQIEQLRKEKDDICFRRKQPRREYTDVASTSQNPNTWFKNETVLPTYDVARNTNENAQITSKNVEAINNEQPSETSYIKRGRENTRIPDEYKKNERRNESFERKYEWDPQREKYNRSNNQKDQHVSRYTMRSTERDGSVRSATRDYSHSHDRRTADRCNNDERDFKNKTLKSENEKGSCNSTKNGRRQHAYDRVGDRSRYHGKEEKNKSESYERRHDRRSDSKETRTKSDNSDDRHDKRNDSKHHREDTNKRSKETNERARADKIRNETATSAKNSDGLTQSKDMRDKAPNTSESRREKKLNEYQKFCEAPHKDTKNIETVKERDFLDEDLRASKDSQSLEKLLAEEKLTKEKLSALENEFSCKETDKNANRLISADGMTTPKKTALFDKLFGSTPTNAGDVNSNTLSNVNEFLKSSNSSATTSPSNYTDTSEPTTITSTIKRTNTESEEYYIPIKVEQNEHNKTEARLVANSYNRDLEDIQTSASFNFGIEPRELISSTKNQAANENSAEKSVTSVNSIKETINYAKLATLMLSEDEEETEFDKAAETNEDETVNNATKSNGNIKNGGIQILQNIRLPNIYEIRAHQRRLRELAAAKRAKLAKIAETNGTKQHATQSITKMVVPMPEQVTKSLQKNPTTTTNAADNNNQGVDLQEERVEAKIQREKKSINNSPQLYGEFTADANVITLDNEMTKKVTGSETTKYADQQSIENVKLLDKNITLPSEAVANTELANNDKMVANDAALKQMKYESEESLRSKNTEKSAEVVNVTEKIDDIANSKPTVKIDEIATTETILNEVFSKALETADIVVEKVEVQNDTKSEQIAIKNTDAISAVSATTNKHNEKDQTSCLRLDLATASQTTAPNKVMSTMNSNLLTKALPNDSERKINSMVESKENISKLQQLYESKDEVSRSSKQSENSAINAPVGEDAAQPIACGENAKNILFKSAMDVEEKVSLNVIAEQDKIVEHKKINATKTCITQEEFVEEPESVHTTNGATIEVKIDLGDLKSNCEPVLSEEKSAGNKRESPDAITEQKTIARSEVAEQKTGTESIVYKNVELLASTDTINECSHIIEIGITKSSELMVTDAIMSIVNDSAEKSECSKNVELTSNGDNSIITTTNISVMTDSGTGPVIEETESAKPNGMSEESKEKPKNSYIEENEEKTEAQNISTLETKGVVNNLKEPKNSYIEENEKITEAQNVPTLEAKGVVNNLKEPKNSYIEENEKKTEAHNIHTLETKGVVNNLKEPKNSYIEENEKKTEAQNVPTLETTGVVNNSKEPKNSYIEENEKKTEAHNIHTLETKGVVNNLKEPKNSYIEENEKKTETQNIPTLEKKGVVKSKEVELQPKTVQEFADDSQRSKNSKTKSKELSNTVNISTERNLLIENMKRAEVLWKFKIPKISAKRKREESADGSRFQESRNVETFESREKLGIKAEEAIIPYKKKKTTKLIPKQMQEETKVLEINGNIVKNLLETKTLFENQKKSERIIKEIDNWARRKVGDTTDILETENPVEYNDKIPTDLKASVKQKTEKHKAHKDNNIESFSVGIKCVTEKQQEHNKPPTVERSMRERSSDKRDQTHLLKGQHSKIQERRKSHTKVEHEENAKDTKIRNVKYDVEMHKQSSQKHEEVVAKCEEKLAAKSEQSELKTRKVESIEKENNTVKKALGTRELDDKTKKYFNTNIPNEITVKKALERQELDDKTKKCKTTQNIRSKSQLDVATVSCEITAVKCDLSKESADNLKQKKECDKNCFVEKKNKKSSEKCEVEADKRAKADVEMKEMAQKLTATEISATDGMQVVTSAHAYSTQCAATIAKVTNTATTNNIQRITTKYGPTPKRRQTSTSSDDAEVVSKAQRRKRCKMRIEDSDEEEEEKEAAHSLPSAVPTVLHVAKPIDLDRKNKDIIDILQNDRANESNENLPAPQTPTSLPMNVSQDAEYEEIDSRLQLMFASPKIADKTSSTHALAGANQANTQLLSPTLKERAVATHVIGFATPETADKTSATHSLVVASSAVVTAVTGTAPQPVIVLPPTAAPIGNPKPLSDFNATSSFLSDISANSFLASDLNITIDETNRSGINTHTSLSDSSLSTKHISLGSSDYRFEKVSEHVVNLFITRKRRGKRKPTAATITTNTVAAT from the exons ATGGATTTAGATGATTTGGATATCTATGAAGATTTGGACACATTCCAGCAAGAGGAAGAAAAg AAAACCGCAGAACTTGTTTCGCTGGAGGCAAAGTATAATGATACCCTAAAAACGATTGAGACTTTACAGTCGGAAAATGCGGATTTGAAAAAGCAAATTAGACGAATAGGTATCAACTTTCAAAACTTATTGGACACAGCAAAATCAGAGATCAAACGCAAGGACAAACAAATCGAACAATTGCGCAAAGA GAAGGATGATATCTGCTTCCGACGTAAGCAACCAAGAAGGGAATATACAGATGTTGCAAGCACGTCGCAAAACCCAAATACCTGGTTtaaaaatgaaacagttttaccTACATACGATGTTGCAAGAAATACTAATGAAAATGCGCAAATAACCAGCAAAAATGTTGAAGCCATAAACAATGAACAGCCGAGTGAAACATCGTACATTAAACGCGGTCGTGAAAATACACGTATACCCGatgaatataaaaagaatgaacGCCGCAATGAAAGTTTTGAACGTAAGTACGAATGGGATCCTCAGCGTGAAAAATACAACAGAAGCAACAACCAGAAGGATCAGCATGTGTCCAGATACACGATGCGTAGTACTGAACGTGATGGAAGTGTACGGAGCGCTACTAGAGATTATAGTCATAGTCATGACCGTAGAACAGCTGATCGGTGTAATAATGACGAACgcgactttaaaaataaaactttgaagaGTGAAAACGAAAAAGGATCATGTAACAGTACTAAGAATGGCAGACGACAACATGCCTATGATAGGGTGGGCGATCGTTCAAG GTACCACGGCAAAGAGGAAAAAAACAAATCTGAGAGTTATGAACGTCGCCATGACAGGCGAAGCGATAGCAAAGAGACAAGAACCAAGTCTGATAACTCTGACGATCGTCATGACAAACGTAATGATAGCAAGCACCACCGCGAAGATACAAATAAAAGATCTAAAGAAACGAATGAGAGAGCTCGTGCTGATAAGATTAGAAATGAAACTGCAACATCTGCAAAAAACTCAGATGGTCTTACGCAAAGTAAAGATATGCGTGATAAAGCACCGAATACTTCCGAGAGCAGAAgggaaaagaaattaaatgaatatcaaaaattttgtgaagcacCACATAAAGACacgaaaaatattgaaactgtTAAGGAAAGGGATTTTTTAGATGAGGATCTGCGAGCTTCGAAAGACTCACAAAGTCTTGAAAAATTACTGGCAGAGGAAAAGCTGACCAAGGAAAAACTATCAGCTCTAGAAAATGAGTTTTCTTGCAAAGAAACTGATAAAAATGCAAATCGCTTGATATCTGCAGACGGTATGACGACGCCAAAGAAAACTGCTTTGTTTGACAAACTCTTCGGTAGCACACCCACCAATGCGGGCGATGTAAATAGCAATACATTGAGTAatgtaaatgaatttttaaagaGTAGCAACAGTTCGGCAACAACCTCTCCAAGCAATTATACCGATACCAGCGAGCCGACAACAATAACTTCCACCATCAAACGTACGAATACAGAATCCGAAGAATATTATATACCAATAAAAGTAGAACAAAACGAGCACAATAAAACTGAAGCAAGACTTGTGGCAAACAGCTATAACAGAGATTTGGAAGACATTCAAACTAGCGCTAGTTTCAACTTTGGCATCGAACCGAGGGAGTTAATTTCCAGTACTAAAAATCAAGCTGCAAACGAAAATTCAGCTGAGAAGTCGGTCACTAGTGTGAACTCAATTAAAGAAACGATAAATTATGCTAAGTTAGCAACACTTATGCTATCAGAAGACGAGGAAGAGACTGAGTTTGATAAAGCAGCTGAAACCAATGAAGATGAAACGGTAAATAATGCAACGAAAAGTAATGGAAATATAAAGAATg gtggcatacaaattttgcaaaatatacgTCTACCCAATATTTATGAGATACGCGCACACCAAAGACGACTTCGGGAACTCGCCGCGGCTAAAAGAGCAAAGCTTGCGAAAATTGCAGAAACAAACGGTACAAAACAACATGCAACACAAAGCATTACTAAGATGGTTGTTCCAATGCCGGAGCAGGTTACCAAAAGCCTACAGAAGAACCCGACAACCACAACAAACGCCGCAGATAATAATAATCAAG GTGTCGATTTACAAGAGGAACGCGTGGAAGCAAAAATACAACGCGAGAAAAAGTCGATTAACAATTCACCACAGTTATATGGTGAATTTACTGCTGATGCAAATGTTATTACACTTGATAATGAAATGACGAAAAAAGTGACTGGTTCAGAGACAACTAAGTACGCTGACCAGCAAAGCATAGAAAATGTGAAATTGTTGGATAAAAATATTACGTTGCCTTCGGAAGCTGTCGCAAACACAGAGCTTGCGAACAATGATAAGATGGTTGCGAACGATGCTGCATTGAAGCAAATGAAATATGAAAGTGAGGAGTCGTTAAGGTCAAAAAATACCGAAAAATCAGCAGAAGTTGTAAATGTAACAGAGAAAATCGATGATATAGCCAACTCAAAACCCACAGTAAAAATCGATGAAATAGCCACTACAGAAACCATCTTAAATGAAGTTTTTAGTAAAGCTTTGGAGACTGCTGATATTGTAGTGGAAAAGGTGGAAGTGCAAAACGACACTAAATCTGAacaaattgcaattaaaaatacgGATGCAATATCAGCTGTTAGCGCCACAACTAATAAGCACAACGAAAAGGATCAAACAAGCTGTTTGCGTTTGGACCTCGCCACTGCGAGTCAAACAACTGCTCCAAACAAGGTTATGTCAACTATGAACAGCAATTTATTGACAAAAGCGTTGCCAAACGACAGTGAACGGAAGATAAATTCAATGGTAGAgtctaaagaaaatatttcaaaattacagCAACTTTATGAGAGTAAAGACGAAGTTTCGCGAAGCAGCAAGCAGTCTGAAAATAGCGCAATTAACGCGCCTGTAGGCGAAGATGCAGCTCAGCCTATAGCATGCGGTGAAAATGCGAAAAACATATTATTCAAAAGCGCAATGGATGTTGAAGAAAAAGTGTCGCTAAATGTAATTGCTGAACAAGATAAAATTGTtgagcataaaaaaattaatgcgaCAAAAACATGTATCACACAGGAAGAGTTTGTTGAGGAACCTGAATCTGTGCACACGACAAATGGAGCGACGATCGAAGTAAAAATCGATTTAGGGGATCTTAAAAGCAACTGTGAGCCAGTGTTAAGCGAAGAGAAGAGCGCAGGAAACAAACGTGAAAGTCCTGATGCTATCACGGAGCAAAAAACCATTGCACGAAGCGAGGTTGCCGAACAAAAAACCGGCACTGAGTCGATTGTATATAAAAACGTAGAATTGCTTGCGTCTACAGACACTATAAATGAATGTTCCCATATAATTGAAATCGGCATAACGAAGAGCAGTGAACTTATGGTAACTGATGCCATAATGTCAATTGTAAATGACTCAGCAGAAAAGAGTGAATGCAGCAAAAACGTAGAACTGACGTCCAATGGCGATAACTCGATTATTACTACAACAAATATTTCTGTCATGACGGATAGTGGTACAGGTCCTGTTATTGAGGAGACGGAGAGTGCCAAACCCAACGGTATGTCAGAAGAATCAAAAGAAAAGCCGAAAAATAGCTATATAGAAGAAAATGAAGAGAAAACTGAAGCTCAAAATATATCCACCTTAGAGACCAAAGGTGTGGTGAACAACTTGAAAGAGCCGAAAAATAGCTATATAGAAGAGAATGAAAAGATAACTGAAGCTCAAAATGTACCCACCTTAGAGGCGAAAGGTGTGGTGAACAACTTGAAAGAGCCGAAAAATAGCTATatagaagaaaatgaaaaaaaaactgaagcTCACAATATACACACCTTAGAGACGAAAGGTGTGGTGAACAACTTGAAAGAGCCGAAAAATAGCTATATAgaagaaaatgaaaagaaaactgAAGCTCAAAATGTACCCACTTTAGAGACGACAGGTGTGGTGAACAACTCGAAAGAGCCGAAAAATAGCTATatagaagaaaatgaaaaaaaaactgaagcTCACAATATACACACCTTAGAGACGAAAGGTGTGGTGAACAACTTGAAAGAGCCGAAAAATAGCTATATAgaagaaaatgaaaagaaaactgAAACTCAAAATATACCCACCTTAGAGAAGAAAGGCGTGGTGAAATCAAAAGAAGTTGAGTTACAACCTAAGACAGTGCAAGAATTTGCAGACGACAGCCAACGgagcaaaaattcaaaaaccaaatcGAAAGAACTTTCGAATACCGTAAATATTTCAACCGAACGAAATTTGCTTATTGAGAATATGAAGCGTGCCGAAGTTTTGTGGAAATTTAAAATACCTAAAATTTCTGCCAAAAGGAAAAGAGAAGAGAGTGCCGATGGTAGTAGGTTTCAAGAGAGTAGGAATGTAGAGACCTTCGAATCAAGAGAGAAACTcggtattaaagcagaagaagCAATAATTCCAtataagaaaaagaaaactaCCAAGTTAATACCAAAACAAATGCAGGAAGAAACTAAAGTACTTGAGATAAATGGAAATATCGTTAAGAATCTGTTAGAAACGAAAACACTATTTGAGAACCAAAAGAAAAGTGAGCGTATTATAAAAGAAATCGATAATTGGGCAAGAAGAAAGGTGGGTGATACAACGGATATTTTGGAAACAGAAAATCCCGTCGAATATAACGATAAAATACCAACGGACCTGAAAGCCTCCGTAAAACAAAAGACTGAAAAACACAAAGCTCATAAAGATAACAACATTGAAAGCTTTTCAGTTGGTATAAAATGCGTCACCGAAAAGCAACAGGAACACAATAAGCCGCCGACAGTAGAGCGAAGTATGCGTGAGCGCAGTAGTGATAAGAGAGACCAAACACATCTGTTGAAGGGGCAGCACTCAAAAATTCAAGAACGCCGAAAGAGCCATACAAAAGTAGAGCACGAAGAAAACGCAAAAGACACAAAAATCCGCAATGTAAAATATGATGTGGAAATGCATAAACAAAGCAGTCAAAAGCATGAGGAAGTGGTAGCTAAATGTGAAGAAAAGCTTGCTGCAAAGTCTGAGCAAAGTGAACTAAAAACTCGAAAGGTAGAAAGTATTGAGAAGGAAAATAATACGGTTAAAAAGGCGCTTGGGACGCGCGAGTTAGAtgacaaaactaaaaaatatttcaacacgAATATTCCAAATGAAATTACCGTTAAGAAAGCGCTTGAGCGTCAGGAGTTAGATGACAAAACTAAGAAGTGTAAGACTACGCAAAATATACGCTCTAAATCACAGCTCGATGTAGCTACTGTTTCCTGCGAAATAACGGCTGTAAAATGTGATCTCTCCAAAGAGTCAGCAGACAATTTGAAACAGAAGAAAGAATgcgataaaaattgttttgttgaGAAGAAGAATAAAAAATCAAGTGAAAAGTGCGAAGTAGAAGCTGATAAGCGAGCCAAAGCTGATGTAGAAATGAAAGAAATGGCACAAAAATTGACGGCAACAGAAATTTCTGCAACCGACGGCATGCAAGTCGTTACTTCAGCGCATGCGTACAGCACACAATGTGCTGCAACAATTGCAAAAGTCActaatacagcaacaacaaataatatacaaaGAATCACTACCAAATATGGCCCAACACCGAAGCGTCGGCAAACGAGTACAAGCAGCGATGATGCAGAAGTTGTGTCCAAGGCGCAACGACGCAAACGCTGTAAAATGCGTATTGAAGATAGTGATGAGGAGGAGGAGGAGAAGGAGGCAGCCCACTCGCTGCCTAGCGCAGTGCCAACAGTGCTTCATGTTGCTAAACCTATCGATTTGGATcgtaaaaataaagatattatcGATATTCTGCAAAATGATCGCGCCAATGAATCGAATGAGAATCTGCCTGCGCCACAAACACCGACCTCCTTACCAATGAACGTCAGTCAGGATGCCGAATATGAAGAGATCGATTCGCGTTTGCAATTAATGTTCGCTTCGCCTAAAATTGCAGACAAAACGTCGTCTACGCATGCGCTTGCCGGCGCCAACCAGGCTAACACACAACTACTGTCGCCTACTTTGAAGGAACGTGCAGTGGCAACGCACGTAATCGGTTTCGCTACGCCCGAAACTGCAGACAAAACGTCAGCTACGCATTCGCTTGTAGTCGCAAGTAGTGCAGTTGTAACAGCTGTAACTGGTACTGCGCCGCAACCCGTTATTGTCTTACCACCCACTGCGGCGCCAATTGGCAACCCAAAACCGCTGTCTGATTTTAACGCCACGTCTAGCTTCCTCAGCGATATTAGCGCCAACTCTTTTCTCGCATCCGATCTGAATATAACTATAGATGAAACCAATCGTAGCGGCATTAATACGCACACCTCGCTCAGCGACAGCAGTTTGAGTACGAAGCATATTTCGCTCGGTTCGAGTGATTACCGTTTCGAAAAGGTTTCGGAGCATgttgtgaatttatttataacgCGTAAACGTCGCGGCAAGCGAAAGCCAACTGCtgccacaataacaacaaatacagtAGCGGCAACTTAG
- the AQP gene encoding aquaporin-11, translating into MSMTALGISTGFMIGYCALAQIARRLAKRFVDREGIVPVLVNEAIAAAELCACCFELIIVADNFGVAAYAIFLFMLTVWWGKVWGDASACPYTHMEDLVEGKTSFKEVALRTWAELMGGCCVYRIVQVFWWFEFAETHKGRAFEECNADLQVHPYLGAAIEGFATLLCRLASKALSEKDPKFCSIIDSFIGTSLVVAAFNYSGGYFNPVLATALKWGCRGHTNVEHIIVYWIGACVGALLSVPIYRLAVVRRFLLGERKEKEE; encoded by the exons ATGTCCATGACAGCGCTGGGTATCAGCACCGGTTTTATGATCGGCTACTGTGCGCTTGCCCAAATAGCGCGACGCCTCGCCAAACGTTTTGTCGACCGCGAAGGCATTGTGCCGGTGCTTGTTAACGAGGCGATTGCTGCAGCAGAATTGTGTGCTTGTTGCTTCGAGCTAATAATTG TGGCTGACAACTTCGGCGTCGCTGCTTAcgcaatttttctatttatgcTAACCGTTTGGTGGGGCAAGGTCTGGGGTGACGCATCCGCATgcccatacacacatatggagGACTTGGTGGAAGGCAAGACATCCTTCAAGGAAGTTGCACTGCGTACATGGGCCGAGTTAATGGGTGGTTGCTGCGTCTATCGTATAGTTCAGGTTTTCTGGTGGTTCGAGTTTGCCGAAACACATAAGGGGCGCGCTTTTGAGGAATGCAATGCGGATTTACAG GTACACCCCTATCTCGGCGCCGCTATCGAAGGATTCGCCACACTACTTTGCCGTCTCGCCTCGAAGGCGCTCAGCGAGAAAGATCCGAAATTCTGCAGCATCATTGACTCGTTCATCGGCACCAGTTTAGTGGTTGCAG CGTTCAACTACTCAGGCGGCTACTTCAATCCGGTGCTGGCTACCGCACTCAAATGGGGCTGTCGTGGACACACCAATGTGGAGCACATTATAGTCTACTGGATTGGCGCATGCGTTGGAGCGCTATTATCGGTGCCGATATATAGGCTGGCAGTGGTGAGGCGATTCTTGCTGGGCGAACGTAAGGAAAAGGAGGAGTAA
- the LOC106626530 gene encoding transmembrane protein 186: protein MKMSVSYLIRTHALGKSLLTISKQINSTSTYSTCGSTALLAQSFARKSAFASLNYTTTATTSNKSVTPQWTTIYHLPLIRLAAGFQRLKIYQGLLTALALPISFTLTQFGTITPNSVVIVGAIGVTGLATLTIFSLLVRNVVGFIYINDELNKVKLAYVDFWGKRMDAIIDINDLDVEWAKVRPTAFNLYQKIRLYSDKTKSFKLMLNYGVIVEPETFSGIFGE from the exons atgaaa ATGAGTGTAAGCTACTTAATACGTACACATGCTTTAGGCAAATCCCTGCTTACTATATCGAAGCAAATAAATTCAACCAGCACATACTCCACTTGCGGCAGCACAGCTCTACTTGCGCAATCGTTTGCGCGTAAATCCGCATTTGCTTCCTTAAATTACACCACAACTGCCACAACAAGCAATAAAAGTGTGACACCACAATGGACAACCATCTACCACCTGCCACTTATACGCCTTGCGGCCGGTTTTCAACGTCTGAAAATATACCAAGGATTGTTGACAGCCCTTGCATTACCAATTAGTTTTACATTAACACAATTTGGCACTATTACACCCAATTCCGTTGTCATTGTAGGCGCTATTGGCGTGACGGGACTGGCAACTTTAACCATATTTAGCTTGCTTGTACGTAATGTAGtcggttttatttatattaacgaTGAGCTTAACAAAGTGAAGTTGGCTTATGTGGATTTTTGGGGCAAGCGTATGGATGCAATTATAGACATTAATGATTTGGATGTTGAGTGGGCAAAAGTGCGTCCCACAGCATTTAATCTCTATCAGAAGATACGTTTATATAGTGATAAAACTAAGTCGTTTAAGCTGATGCTAAACTATGGTGTTATTGTGGAACCGGAAACTTTTTCGGGGATATTTGGCGAGTAA
- the LOC106625177 gene encoding organic cation transporter protein encodes MDFDQILEEIGEFGRYQKTNYLLICLPVMFAAANSLSYVFTAGTPAYRCLVPQCDDPVLPQLHAHWLTNATPGSYDKQGHFTPENCYRYKAIDSNITDESHVRECPKDAFNQNIRERCNSWVYDNEERTIVQEWQLTCKENVWKLAFVGTMHFAGLVVGTAISGYLADRFGRKNIFILCSVFMAITGIAQGLAWDYNSFLVFAFLNAVGTSGVYPLAFIIGVEMVGPSMREMSSIVLNYFYAVGEALVGATAWLLQDWQLLQYALSVPPLFFIVYYWFVPESVRWLIARNEREKAGVIIKRAAAINKRELSLQLLASFKTENCVPPPMPTKSTDNGADSEKLRENGVDGKNEIWRAVCDIFKSKTLLLRYAIMLYIWAINAVVFYGLSLNSTNLSGNKYLNFVLVCLIEIPGYTLAWISLRKLGRRCALSGSLFLCAATCIAGGYITKGSTGAIVTLFLIGKLGITSSFAVIYTYTAEMMPTLIRSGGVGVMSTFARFGAMLAPFVPLLGTYYEALPLLLFGAASFSAGLLGLLLPETFRKKLPDTVAEAKQLSKGKSDKKPDAADVSEEQVVVAINADSGDEMQPKYTARQAEP; translated from the exons ATGGATTTCGATCAAATATTGGAGGAAATCGGCGAGTTCGGTCGATATCAGAAGACCAACTATCTGCTCATCTGTTTGCCGGTAATGTTTGCGGCAGCGAACAGTTTATCATATGTGTTTACCGCTGGGACGCCGGCTTACAG ATGCCTGGTACCACAATGTGATGATCCCGTCTTGCCTCAACTACACGCACATTGGTTGACCAATGCGACACCGGGCTCATATGATAAACAAGGACATTTCACACCGGAAAATTGCTATCGCTATAAAGCAATCGACAGCAACATAACCGACGAAAGTCATGTCAGAGAATGTCCGAAGGATGCATTCAATCAAAACATACGCGAGCGATGCAACTCGTGGGTATATGACAATGAGGAGCGAACAATTGTGCAAGAA TGGCAACTGACTTGTAAAGAAAACGTTTGGAAGCTCGCTTTTGTAGGCACTATGCATTTTGCGGGACTCGTTGTGGGTACAGCAATCTCCGGATATCTAGCCGATCG CTTTGGACGGAAGAATATTTTCATACTCTGTAGCGTCTTCATGGCCATCACAGGCATTGCACAGGGTCTCGCATGGGACTACAATAGCTTCTTAGTTTTCGCATTTCTCAATGCAGTCGGCACTTCGGGTGTATACCCATTAGCATTCATTATAGGTGTGGAAATGGTGGGGCCCAGCATGCGTGAGATGTCCTCGATAGTGCTTAACTACTTCTATGCCGTTGGTGAAGCGCTGGTGGGCGCAACCGCTTGGCTACTGCAGGACTGGCAGCTACTACAATACGCGCTGTCGGTGCCGCCGCTTTTCTTCATAGTCTACTATTGGTTCGTGCCGGAATCGGTGCGTTGGCTGATCGCGCGAAATGAGCGTGAAAAGGCGGGTGTGATCATAAAACGCGCTGCAGCCATCAATAAACGTGAACTCTCGCTGCAACTGTTGGCCAGTTTCAAGACCGAGAATTGTGTACCGCCACCAATGCCGACGAAATCGACGGATAACGGTGCGGATTCGGAGAAGTTGCGAGAAAATGGAGTTGATGGTAAAAATGAAATTTGGCGAGCGGTCTGTGATATATTCAAGTCAAAAACTTTACTGTTACGTTACGCTATAATgctttatatatg ggCCATAAATGCGGTTGTTTTCTATGGACTCTCATTGAATTCTACAAATCTGagtggaaataaatatttgaatttcgttTTAGTTTGTCTGATCGAGATTCCCGGTTACACGCTCGCTTGG atatccttgcgaaagttggGTCGACGTTGCGCACTGTCAGGCTCACTCTTTCTTTGTGCCGCCACTTGTATAGCGGGCGGTTACATAACTAAAG gtTCAACTGGCGCTATAGTGACCCTATTCCTAATTGGAAAGTTAGGGATCACATCTTCATTTGCtgtaatttatacatacacagcCGAAATGATGCCAACG TTAATACGTAGTGGCGGCGTCGGTGTTATGTCTACCTTTGCCCGATTTGGCGCAATGCTCGCCCCTTTTGTACCGCTTTTG GGAACATATTACGAAGCCTTACCGCTATTACTATTCGGAGCTGCATCCTTCTCAGCAGGTCTTTTGGGGTTGTTGCTACCAGAAACATTTCGAAAGAAACTACCTGATAcg GTCGCTGAGGCAAAACAACTGAGCAAAGGCAAGTCTGATAAGAAACCAGACGCTGCAGATGTATCGGAAGAGCAAGTCGTTGTGGCTATTAATGCTGACAGTGGCGATGAAATGCAACCCAAGTATACAGCGCGACAGGCTGAACCGTAA